The window AAATTCCGCACCGAGAACGCCACTTCGAAATGATCGTGGATATTCTTACGGCGCAGGGTCAGGTCGACCAAAGTGTAATCGTCTATGGCAGGGCGGTTGTCACCGGCGGCCCGTTCGCGACCGATGATCCATTTGGCCTGAGGGGTGAATTGCCAGTCAGGGACAAATTCCCAGATGGTGCGCAGATAGACTTGGTGATGCGGCGCATAGCCGGCGTCTTGTTGGGCTGCGTTGTCCGTGGATTTCTGATAGGAATAGCTTCCCGCCAGTTTGAGGTTGTCTAGGGCTTTCCATTCGGCCTCCAGTTCGCCGCCGTAGCCGGTCTGGGTACCGGTGTTCTGCGCGGTGGATGAAGGCGCTTGGGTGTCAGGTACGTAGCGGATGATGTCCTTCCACCAATAATTGAAGACATTCAAGCCCAGCCGCAGCTTATCGTGGGGCCGGTAATCGAAGGCCAGCTCGATGGTATCCATAGTTTCCGGCTTAAGACCTGAATTGCCCAGCTGCGCCGGATTGTTCGTGGCATACAATTCCGCGAAATTCGGCGCGCGGAAGGCGCTGCCATACATGAATTTGGTGGTGAGGTCGTATCGGGTTTCCCACACCAGGGCCGCGCGCGGGTTTACCGTTTCGCCGAAGTCAGAATACCTGTCGTAACGCACTCCGCCGGTCAAGGCCCAGTCCTTGGCGAATATCCATTGATCCTGAACGAAAAAGAAAAAATCCTTGCGGTCTTTTGTCGGCAAGAAGGTCGAGGTGGTACCTGAGACGTCGATCAGCGGTACACCGGGCATGAAAGGAATCGGGGTTCCCGTGGCCGGATCCAGGCCGAAGTTTTGGCTGACCTTAACCTTGTAAATGCTGTCGTAGTTGATGCCGGCGCCGAATCGCAAGATGTGATTTTCAAATCCGTTATAAATCGCCGACAGGTTGCCGCGGGCATGGCGTTCCCAGTTCTCCGGGTTGCCGATGTAGCCATTGGGAAAGGCTACCAAACCCACGGGATTGGCAAAATCGATCTGGCCGTTGGCGCCGATGGGCAGGCGAGCGCCGGGGGGAAACAGGGTCAGATTACGCTCGACAATCTGGCTGGTGTTCAGGTAGCTGAGTTGCCCCGTGACCTCCCAGTTATCGGCAAACTCGGCATTCTGATAGGTCAGGTCCGCATTCCAGCGGTCGCTGCCGTAACGATTGGTGGAATCCAGAGCCTGGGCGACACCGGCGCCGTTGCCAAAATTGCTGCGGTGCTGCAAGCCGCCGCGGAACCGCCAATGGTCGCGGGACAAATCCAGACGTGCGTCCAAATTGTCGCGCGACAGATTGACCGGACCGGGCGCCAGCGAGGCATGGGGGCCCAAAGCCTGGTCCAATTGGGTCTGCAAATCGGATTCGATAATGGATTTCTGCCCGGCGGAAGTGTGGTATTCCACGCTTGCGGCCACGTCGAAGCCGGCCCATTCGCCGCCGTGCAAGGCCCAGCCGTCGTAGGTGTCGAAACTGCCGACGCGGCCACCGACCTCCGTGCCTTCAATGTCCTGCTTGGTCTTGGTGATGATGTTAATCACCCCGGCGAAGGCATCGGCGCCATACACGGCCGACCCCGGCCCGCGCACCACCTCAATGCGGGCGATGGACTGTATCGGCATACCGCCCCAAATTTGCCCCCTATCGCCGGCAAACGAGTTGCTGATGGGTATGCCGTTAACCAGCACCAGAACCTGCGGGTTGAATGCCGAATGGATTCCGCGAAAAGTGTAAATGGGGTTGTAACCGCTATTGCTGCGCGCTACGTGCAAGCCTGGCACGGTTTCCAGCACCTCGTCGATGTCCGTCGCGCCCATGGCCTTGATGTCTGCCGCAGTGACGACCGACGCCACCGCTGGCGCCTTGCTCACCGGCTGCCGAGTGCCGGTGGCGATGCTGACCATTTCCTCGCTGCCGTAAATCTGTGCCAAGTCTTCTTCCTCGATAGACGGTGCGGCCAGCGAGGCTGTCGCCCAGATCAATACTGGCGCGGCGGTCACAAGAGATACTGTCAAACTTTTCATCATGCCCCCTGCCGTGCAAAAGCGATTGCCGCTACTGAAAAAATAATGCGTCATCTACCTTGTCCACGCTCCCAATCATCCAGTGCGATCGAGTACTTCGCCATACCAAATAAAATAGGTGGTTTCAAACCGCCCCCAACTTTATTTCTTTTCCTGTATTTTCCAAAATTCGGTTTACTTAATCATAGTACGGTTAAAAGTTAACCCTGATTTCCCCGTAAA of the Methylomonas sp. MK1 genome contains:
- a CDS encoding TonB-dependent receptor plug domain-containing protein, whose protein sequence is MTHYFFSSGNRFCTAGGMMKSLTVSLVTAAPVLIWATASLAAPSIEEEDLAQIYGSEEMVSIATGTRQPVSKAPAVASVVTAADIKAMGATDIDEVLETVPGLHVARSNSGYNPIYTFRGIHSAFNPQVLVLVNGIPISNSFAGDRGQIWGGMPIQSIARIEVVRGPGSAVYGADAFAGVINIITKTKQDIEGTEVGGRVGSFDTYDGWALHGGEWAGFDVAASVEYHTSAGQKSIIESDLQTQLDQALGPHASLAPGPVNLSRDNLDARLDLSRDHWRFRGGLQHRSNFGNGAGVAQALDSTNRYGSDRWNADLTYQNAEFADNWEVTGQLSYLNTSQIVERNLTLFPPGARLPIGANGQIDFANPVGLVAFPNGYIGNPENWERHARGNLSAIYNGFENHILRFGAGINYDSIYKVKVSQNFGLDPATGTPIPFMPGVPLIDVSGTTSTFLPTKDRKDFFFFVQDQWIFAKDWALTGGVRYDRYSDFGETVNPRAALVWETRYDLTTKFMYGSAFRAPNFAELYATNNPAQLGNSGLKPETMDTIELAFDYRPHDKLRLGLNVFNYWWKDIIRYVPDTQAPSSTAQNTGTQTGYGGELEAEWKALDNLKLAGSYSYQKSTDNAAQQDAGYAPHHQVYLRTIWEFVPDWQFTPQAKWIIGRERAAGDNRPAIDDYTLVDLTLRRKNIHDHFEVAFSVRNLFDVDAREPSLAGNPTAAIPNDLPLAGRSFYGEIRVNF